The following are encoded together in the Bradyrhizobium sp. CCGUVB1N3 genome:
- the nac gene encoding nitrogen assimilation transcriptional regulator NAC, protein MNLRRLQYFVKIVDIGSLTQAADILHVAQPALSQQVATLEGEVRQQLLLRTKRGVVPTEAGKVLYRHAQLILRQWDQANADMKAAGQGLSGAVSVGLAPGTAAARLSLPLLRTARARHPGILLYLNETYGSTLSELVMNGRMDIAVLYGGQTIVHGLTFLPLFKEQLYLVGPDSMVASPSDVSLHTIADLDLYLPRPYNVVRRMVNEAFSGLGMTPRVVAEIESAGTLSAVIASGLGATILPESMAREVARSSNAWLSRIIQPTIEAPLALCQSDHLPLSEPASAIKELLLELVASLS, encoded by the coding sequence GTGAACTTGAGGCGCCTGCAATATTTCGTGAAGATTGTCGATATCGGCAGTCTGACGCAGGCCGCGGACATTCTTCACGTGGCGCAGCCCGCGCTCAGTCAGCAAGTGGCGACGTTGGAGGGCGAGGTACGTCAGCAGCTGTTATTGCGCACCAAGCGTGGTGTGGTGCCAACCGAAGCCGGAAAGGTTCTCTACCGGCATGCCCAGCTCATCTTGCGCCAATGGGACCAGGCTAATGCCGATATGAAGGCAGCGGGGCAAGGCCTGTCCGGCGCGGTGTCAGTCGGGCTCGCGCCGGGAACGGCTGCCGCGCGTCTGTCGCTGCCGCTTCTGCGCACTGCCCGGGCGCGTCACCCCGGCATCCTGCTCTATCTGAACGAGACCTACGGCAGTACGCTGTCGGAGCTCGTGATGAATGGGCGGATGGACATTGCAGTGCTCTATGGCGGCCAGACCATCGTGCATGGATTGACGTTCCTTCCGCTGTTCAAGGAGCAACTGTATTTGGTGGGCCCCGACAGCATGGTCGCGTCCCCCAGCGATGTATCGTTGCACACGATCGCTGATCTGGATCTCTACCTCCCGCGGCCCTACAACGTCGTGCGAAGAATGGTGAACGAGGCGTTTTCAGGACTCGGGATGACGCCTCGCGTGGTCGCAGAAATCGAATCGGCCGGAACGCTGTCGGCCGTCATCGCCAGCGGTCTTGGCGCGACGATCCTGCCGGAATCCATGGCACGTGAGGTCGCCCGATCCTCCAACGCCTGGCTGTCTCGCATCATCCAGCCGACCATCGAGGCGCCCTTGGCGCTCTGCCAGTCGGATCACTTGCCGCTGTCGGAGCCAGCTTCGGCGATCAAGGAACTCCTCCTGGAACTCGTCGCGAGCCTGTCGTGA
- a CDS encoding aspartate transaminase codes for MNSYNLAGRIRRIKPSPSTVAADRANELRRQGQQIVSLVVGEPDFDTPAHIRKAAAYAMDHGATRYTSMRGTQELREAISAKLKRENGLSYGVDEIIVTNGAKSAIYSALAATVDVGDEVIIPAPYWVSYPDMVLACDGTPVTIACGENHGFKLSPEQLEAAITPRTRWLLINSPSNPTGASYTAAEYRALADVLVKHPHVMVMTDDIYEHIRFDGKPTPHLLIAAPELRDRALAINGVSKTYAMTGWRIGWVAGPRDLIGALDTLLSQSAGTCCAVSQAAATAALNGDQSFIAESVAIYKQRRDAILPLLNAIPGLSCQAPDGAFYLFVNCAGLIGKTTEDGKQIENDNDVVLYFLDTAGVALVAGAAYGLSPYFRLSIATSLEALTEGVERIARAVAKLQGTSSKLI; via the coding sequence GTGAACTCCTACAACCTCGCAGGGCGCATCAGACGCATCAAGCCGTCACCCAGCACGGTCGCCGCCGATCGGGCCAACGAACTACGGCGACAGGGCCAGCAGATCGTGAGCCTGGTGGTCGGCGAGCCGGATTTCGACACGCCGGCCCATATCCGCAAGGCGGCTGCATACGCGATGGACCATGGCGCGACCCGCTACACCTCGATGCGGGGAACGCAGGAATTGCGGGAGGCGATCTCAGCCAAGCTCAAGCGCGAAAACGGGCTGAGTTACGGCGTCGACGAGATCATCGTGACCAACGGCGCCAAGAGCGCGATCTACAGCGCGCTCGCAGCGACCGTCGATGTCGGTGACGAGGTGATCATTCCGGCGCCGTACTGGGTGTCCTATCCGGACATGGTGCTGGCTTGCGACGGCACACCGGTGACGATCGCCTGCGGCGAGAACCACGGCTTCAAGCTGTCGCCCGAGCAGCTGGAAGCCGCCATCACACCGAGAACACGCTGGCTGCTGATCAACTCGCCGAGCAATCCGACCGGCGCCAGCTATACCGCTGCCGAATACCGCGCGCTCGCGGACGTGCTCGTCAAGCATCCGCACGTGATGGTCATGACTGACGATATCTACGAGCACATTCGTTTCGACGGCAAGCCGACTCCACATCTCCTCATCGCCGCGCCCGAGCTGCGCGACCGTGCCCTCGCCATCAACGGTGTGTCCAAGACCTATGCCATGACCGGCTGGCGCATTGGCTGGGTTGCCGGCCCGCGGGATCTGATCGGCGCGCTTGATACGTTGTTGTCGCAGTCCGCGGGAACCTGCTGCGCGGTGAGCCAGGCGGCGGCAACTGCCGCGCTGAACGGTGATCAGTCCTTCATCGCGGAGAGCGTCGCCATCTACAAGCAGCGGCGCGATGCCATCCTGCCGCTCCTCAACGCAATCCCGGGTCTGAGCTGCCAGGCGCCCGACGGCGCTTTCTACCTGTTCGTGAATTGCGCCGGCTTGATCGGCAAGACAACGGAGGATGGCAAGCAGATCGAGAACGACAACGACGTGGTGCTTTACTTCCTCGACACCGCCGGTGTGGCGCTGGTGGCTGGCGCCGCTTACGGCCTTTCACCTTACTTCAGACTGTCAATCGCGACCTCTCTGGAGGCTCTGACAGAAGGCGTTGAACGCATCGCACGCGCCGTCGCGAAACTCCAAGGCACCTCATCGAAACTGATTTGA
- a CDS encoding WD40 repeat domain-containing protein, with the protein MEAEIATLYELLGRHWSVGTAVTNTAFDPAGQGVAFALADGALAIAPLTDVEPAQDRCRAALDEGRTTISPRRKPVPPLTKVIVSDAPLHLAPLGTSDFVASDHGRLLRVSASGITRVVSSIVAPIDVIAPVSAGGILTASGGSIIFYDSNGEVAWLQERVGGHASAMAVSPDGRRFALGADGCLLVRSFGPRPEPSASFELGSVSALSWSPDGSWLAVSVGKTGIVLVRLADARIVRIPTYPATVASLSWSADSRVLVTSGAYRMIAWDVSSLDDERDQPTNLATGRARFVLVGTVDIHPERGLVAAGYADGMVAVARIGQSDELVVRSPGRGAVHTLHWSSDGQHLAFGTSDGEAAIVTFPPYIFK; encoded by the coding sequence ATGGAAGCAGAGATCGCGACGCTCTATGAATTGCTTGGGCGGCATTGGTCGGTGGGTACGGCCGTTACAAATACGGCCTTCGATCCTGCGGGACAGGGAGTTGCGTTCGCGCTCGCCGATGGTGCGTTGGCGATAGCTCCGCTAACTGACGTCGAGCCGGCGCAAGATCGCTGTCGCGCGGCGCTTGACGAAGGCCGGACGACGATTTCACCGCGACGGAAACCAGTGCCGCCATTGACGAAAGTGATAGTCAGCGATGCCCCGCTTCATCTCGCTCCGCTCGGGACCTCGGATTTCGTCGCCAGTGATCACGGCCGCCTGCTTCGTGTGTCGGCGTCCGGCATCACACGGGTGGTCTCGAGCATCGTGGCGCCTATCGATGTGATTGCCCCGGTATCGGCGGGGGGCATCCTGACAGCTTCCGGCGGGTCAATCATATTTTACGATTCCAATGGTGAAGTCGCCTGGCTGCAAGAGCGGGTCGGAGGGCATGCGTCGGCAATGGCTGTATCGCCGGATGGCCGGCGCTTTGCACTTGGAGCCGACGGTTGTCTGCTCGTCCGTAGCTTTGGACCACGACCCGAGCCCTCCGCTTCATTTGAGTTGGGCTCAGTCTCAGCCTTGTCGTGGAGCCCGGATGGGAGCTGGTTGGCTGTGTCAGTCGGGAAAACAGGTATTGTTCTGGTGCGTCTTGCCGATGCGCGGATCGTTCGGATTCCGACCTATCCCGCAACCGTTGCATCTCTTTCGTGGAGCGCGGACTCCCGCGTCCTCGTTACGAGCGGAGCCTATCGGATGATCGCATGGGACGTTTCCAGCCTTGACGACGAAAGGGATCAGCCGACGAACCTCGCTACGGGGCGCGCCCGGTTCGTCCTCGTCGGGACGGTGGATATTCATCCAGAGCGTGGCCTGGTTGCGGCAGGTTACGCCGACGGCATGGTCGCGGTCGCGAGGATCGGACAATCCGACGAATTGGTCGTCAGGTCGCCTGGTCGAGGCGCCGTCCACACCCTGCATTGGTCTAGCGACGGCCAGCATCTTGCGTTCGGAACAAGCGACGGGGAGGCGGCGATCGTGACGTTTCCTCCGTACATTTTCAAATAG